In Candidatus Edwardsbacteria bacterium, the following are encoded in one genomic region:
- the speD gene encoding adenosylmethionine decarboxylase, with protein MEVKPIKKLKLYGFNNLTKTLSFNMYDICHAKGLKYSEDYIKYIDEEYNAARLTKILKEVASIIGAKVLNIAQQDYDPQGASVTMLISEQHVQTDYPDFPDAPAENIQSEAVVGHLDKSHITVHTYPESHPYNGISTFRADIDVSTCGVISPLKALNYLLDAFYSDIAVIDYRVRGFTRDLTGRKYFIDH; from the coding sequence ATCGAGGTCAAGCCCATCAAAAAACTGAAACTCTACGGTTTCAACAACCTGACCAAGACCCTCAGTTTTAACATGTACGATATCTGCCATGCCAAGGGGCTCAAGTACAGCGAGGACTATATCAAATACATCGACGAGGAATATAACGCCGCCCGGCTGACCAAGATACTCAAAGAGGTGGCCTCCATCATCGGGGCCAAGGTGCTGAATATCGCCCAGCAGGATTACGATCCCCAGGGCGCCAGCGTCACCATGTTGATCTCGGAACAGCACGTACAAACTGACTATCCAGATTTTCCCGACGCCCCGGCCGAGAATATCCAGTCGGAAGCGGTGGTGGGCCATCTGGACAAGAGCCACATCACCGTCCATACCTATCCCGAGAGCCATCCCTACAACGGCATCAGTACCTTCCGGGCCGATATCGACGTCTCCACCTGCGGGGTGATCTCGCCGCTTAAGGCCCTGAACTACCTGCTGGACGCTTTCTATTCCGATATTGCCGTGATCGACTATCGGGTGCGGGGATTCACCAGGGATCTCACCGGCCGGAAATATTTCATAGACCAC
- a CDS encoding DUF3800 domain-containing protein, with translation MKYRIYIDEVGNPDLDSSNNPNHRYLSLTGIIIELRHADFVIHPQMEKIKRDYFTYHSDEPVIFHRKEMINSKSPFECLKNPEKRASFDGELLKLLNAWQYTVMTVCIDKKKHRETYNTWRYDPYHYCLAVLLERYVFFLEQKGCKGDVMAESRGGKADMRLKASFRGLIEKGTDYVAPDKFQESLTSKELKVKPKLNNISGLQIADLLAHDSRDEILSDQGISNNITIFAQSISDILQKKYYKRNALIYGKKFI, from the coding sequence ATGAAGTATCGGATTTATATTGACGAAGTTGGGAACCCAGATTTAGATAGCTCAAACAACCCAAATCACAGATATCTTAGTCTTACTGGAATAATCATAGAGCTAAGGCATGCTGATTTTGTAATTCATCCGCAAATGGAGAAAATAAAACGTGATTATTTTACCTATCATTCAGATGAGCCGGTAATATTCCACAGAAAAGAAATGATAAATTCCAAATCCCCGTTTGAATGTTTAAAAAATCCAGAGAAAAGAGCATCTTTTGATGGTGAACTTCTTAAATTATTGAACGCCTGGCAATATACTGTAATGACAGTATGCATTGATAAAAAAAAGCACAGAGAAACGTACAACACATGGAGATATGATCCGTACCATTATTGTTTGGCAGTTCTATTGGAAAGATATGTGTTCTTTTTAGAGCAAAAAGGGTGCAAGGGCGATGTGATGGCTGAGTCTAGAGGGGGTAAAGCTGATATGAGATTAAAAGCATCTTTTCGCGGGCTTATTGAAAAAGGCACAGACTACGTTGCCCCTGATAAGTTTCAAGAAAGTTTAACAAGCAAAGAGCTTAAGGTTAAGCCCAAACTTAATAATATAAGTGGTCTTCAGATTGCTGATCTTTTGGCGCACGACAGCCGCGATGAAATTCTCTCTGACCAAGGTATTTCGAACAATATTACGATTTTTGCACAAAGTATATCAGATATTTTGCAGAAAAAATATTATAAACGAAATGCTTTGATTTATGGCAAAAAGTTTATATAA
- a CDS encoding outer membrane beta-barrel protein encodes MKKTISLILLLTIVPAAALAQWSVNLNLGWLGNASPDWAENGFDDKPFSLWESGWQAGGGLEYRAKDWLAFGGSGSYQTFSKQPAGSAEITGVGGQTLVWTGQASWQVPVSLYLKLIRPRAIMGTNLKLGLGVMASHVGQLTVITEGGFAGTTDTIMVSGTGETVYRPFGQISAGIKFPLTRRVGITLDYGFLMTFDQMVIETPLELGLAVGW; translated from the coding sequence ATGAAAAAAACCATATCCCTAATCCTGCTGCTGACCATTGTGCCGGCGGCGGCCCTGGCCCAGTGGAGCGTCAACCTCAACCTCGGCTGGCTGGGCAACGCCAGCCCTGACTGGGCGGAGAACGGGTTTGATGACAAACCCTTCTCGCTATGGGAGAGCGGCTGGCAGGCCGGTGGCGGGCTGGAATACCGGGCCAAGGACTGGCTGGCATTTGGCGGTTCCGGCTCCTACCAGACATTCAGCAAGCAGCCTGCTGGAAGCGCGGAGATCACCGGGGTAGGCGGACAAACCTTGGTCTGGACCGGCCAGGCCTCTTGGCAGGTTCCGGTGAGCCTGTACCTTAAGCTGATCAGACCGCGGGCCATCATGGGCACCAACCTAAAATTGGGACTGGGAGTGATGGCCTCGCATGTCGGGCAGTTGACGGTGATCACCGAAGGAGGTTTTGCAGGCACGACTGACACCATAATGGTCTCGGGAACCGGGGAGACCGTTTATCGGCCCTTCGGCCAAATAAGCGCCGGGATAAAGTTTCCCCTTACCCGCCGGGTGGGCATAACTTTGGATTATGGGTTTTTAATGACTTTCGATCAAATGGTGATCGAGACTCCGCTGGAGCTGGGGTTGGCAGTGGGGTGGTAG
- a CDS encoding SagB/ThcOx family dehydrogenase, which produces MKAGFIKLEKVISDQTRGIERGPLQKEYPAGAEVIELPQPDKSVIKKSDIFDCIGDRKSRRKYTDDPLSLNELSYLLWATQGVKSMRGNLVAFRTVPSGGCMHPFETYLAVNNVAGLKNGIYRYQPVDHKLVKLFSPASMPKKLTKAALGQDFVGNCAVTFIWSAVPYKTEWRYSLEAKKIILQDSGHLCQNLYLACESIGCGTCAIGAYNQKLFDKLCQLDGRDEFVVYVAPVGKIGNGS; this is translated from the coding sequence ATGAAGGCCGGGTTCATTAAGTTGGAGAAGGTGATATCGGACCAGACCAGGGGGATCGAGCGCGGGCCGCTGCAGAAGGAATATCCCGCCGGCGCCGAGGTCATTGAACTGCCTCAGCCGGACAAATCGGTCATAAAGAAATCTGACATCTTCGACTGTATCGGCGACCGCAAGAGCCGCCGCAAGTACACGGACGATCCGTTATCTTTGAACGAGTTGTCGTACCTACTGTGGGCCACCCAGGGGGTCAAAAGCATGAGGGGAAACCTGGTTGCTTTCCGCACCGTGCCGTCGGGCGGATGCATGCATCCCTTCGAGACCTACCTGGCGGTCAACAATGTTGCCGGCCTGAAAAATGGAATATATCGCTATCAGCCGGTGGACCATAAATTGGTGAAACTTTTCAGCCCCGCCTCGATGCCCAAAAAACTGACCAAGGCGGCCCTGGGCCAGGATTTCGTAGGCAACTGCGCGGTAACATTCATCTGGAGTGCGGTCCCGTACAAGACGGAGTGGCGCTACTCCCTGGAAGCTAAGAAGATCATTCTGCAGGACTCGGGGCACCTCTGCCAGAACCTTTATCTGGCCTGCGAGTCCATCGGCTGCGGAACCTGCGCCATCGGGGCCTATAACCAGAAATTGTTTGATAAGCTGTGCCAATTGGACGGCAGGGACGAGTTCGTGGTCTACGTGGCACCGGTGGGGAAAATAGGGAATGGATCATAG
- a CDS encoding DUF2784 domain-containing protein, translating to MAYLILADIVVLIHLLFIVFVILGGLLCFKWRKILWFHVPAFIWGAAIEFSGGICPLTPLENWLRYSGGREIYSSGFIEHYIIPVIYPDVLTRNMQIAFGILALTVNACIYAFILYYKIKRKKT from the coding sequence ATGGCTTATTTAATATTAGCTGATATTGTTGTGCTGATACACCTTCTTTTTATCGTATTTGTTATATTGGGCGGTTTGCTGTGCTTTAAATGGAGAAAAATTTTATGGTTTCATGTGCCGGCGTTTATCTGGGGGGCGGCAATTGAGTTCAGCGGAGGTATCTGCCCATTGACGCCGTTGGAAAACTGGCTTAGATATTCAGGCGGCAGGGAAATATACAGTTCTGGTTTTATTGAACATTATATTATCCCGGTTATCTATCCCGACGTGCTGACCAGAAACATGCAGATAGCATTTGGGATTTTGGCGTTAACGGTAAATGCTTGCATATACGCTTTTATACTTTATTATAAAATAAAAAGAAAAAAAACATAA
- the metG gene encoding methionine--tRNA ligase translates to MKNFYITTPIYYVNDEPHIGHAYTTILADVLTRYHRLFGDRSFFLTGLDEHGQKVQEAAVKRGVSPQEHCDQMSARFTGLWKKLEITNDDFIRTTEVRHQAVVKKVLQELYDQGQIYPAEYDGWYCTPDERFWTEKDIKDGNCPDCGRPVSKITEKNYFFKMSQHQQWLIDEITSGRMTIKPETRKNEVLGFLKKPLNDLCISRPKKRLAWGIELPFDHDYVTYVWFDALINYISALGYHSPDDGKYQEFWPSALHLLGKDILTTHSVYWPTMLHAMKVKTPQTILAHGWWLVGDTKMSKSLGNVVKPLDLVDKYGVDPFRYFLMRDMTLGADSIFSEASLVMRINSDLANDFGNLASRVLKMINSYCEGKIPSKPNDSYIQSKIHKGLIEETNRIVETVKEHVECLDPNKAIESIIYLIKLTNRYIHATEPWKLHKGKKYQDINTILYVATEVLHFSAVLLSPVMPQKCGQLLTKLGVEDKDVNINALRWGHIKSGHAIGPVEQLFPKIGEGVNFKDFNLQKGFSVGLIQPLTSVNKDEGKKNMEENKILESGTEKSEIVDEDLIDIDYFKKIKLRTAEIISAEKVPNADKLLRLQVKLGQETRQVLAGIAQWYTPESLVGQQVVIVANLKPAKIRGLESHGMLLAAQDKDGVVILNPQRKTDPGSEVR, encoded by the coding sequence ATGAAGAATTTTTACATAACCACACCCATCTATTACGTCAATGACGAGCCTCATATCGGGCACGCCTACACCACCATCCTGGCGGACGTGCTGACCCGCTATCACCGGCTTTTCGGAGATAGAAGCTTTTTTCTGACCGGCCTGGACGAGCACGGCCAAAAGGTGCAGGAGGCGGCGGTCAAGCGGGGCGTTTCCCCGCAGGAGCATTGCGACCAGATGTCCGCCCGCTTTACTGGCCTGTGGAAAAAGCTGGAGATAACCAACGACGATTTCATCCGCACCACCGAGGTCCGCCATCAGGCGGTGGTCAAAAAAGTCCTGCAGGAGCTTTACGACCAGGGCCAGATCTATCCGGCCGAATACGACGGCTGGTACTGCACCCCCGACGAAAGGTTCTGGACAGAGAAGGACATCAAGGACGGCAACTGCCCAGACTGCGGGCGGCCGGTGTCCAAGATCACGGAGAAGAACTATTTCTTCAAGATGTCGCAGCACCAGCAATGGCTGATAGACGAGATAACCTCCGGCCGGATGACGATCAAACCCGAGACCCGGAAGAACGAAGTACTGGGCTTCTTAAAAAAACCGCTGAACGACCTGTGCATCTCCCGGCCCAAGAAACGGCTGGCTTGGGGCATAGAACTGCCCTTTGACCATGATTACGTTACCTATGTCTGGTTCGACGCTCTGATCAACTATATCTCGGCGCTGGGCTACCATTCTCCGGACGATGGAAAATATCAGGAATTCTGGCCCTCCGCCCTGCACCTGCTGGGCAAGGACATTCTGACCACCCATTCGGTCTACTGGCCTACTATGCTCCATGCCATGAAGGTCAAGACCCCTCAGACAATACTGGCGCACGGTTGGTGGCTGGTAGGTGATACTAAAATGTCAAAATCATTGGGTAATGTGGTAAAACCTTTGGATTTGGTAGATAAATATGGCGTTGACCCATTTAGATATTTTTTGATGAGAGATATGACACTTGGGGCAGATTCAATATTTTCCGAAGCGAGCTTGGTAATGCGTATTAATAGTGACTTGGCCAATGATTTTGGGAATTTGGCCAGTCGCGTATTAAAAATGATTAATTCATATTGTGAAGGCAAAATACCTAGTAAACCTAATGATAGCTATATCCAATCTAAAATACATAAAGGTTTAATAGAAGAAACAAATAGAATTGTAGAAACTGTTAAAGAGCATGTTGAATGCCTTGACCCAAATAAAGCAATAGAGTCTATTATATATTTAATCAAACTTACTAACCGCTATATTCATGCAACTGAACCGTGGAAACTTCATAAAGGGAAAAAATATCAAGATATTAACACAATATTATATGTTGCCACAGAAGTATTGCATTTTTCAGCTGTATTACTTTCGCCTGTTATGCCACAAAAATGCGGGCAACTGTTGACAAAATTAGGCGTTGAGGACAAGGATGTTAATATCAATGCCCTCAGGTGGGGACATATTAAATCAGGGCATGCGATCGGTCCAGTTGAGCAATTGTTTCCGAAAATTGGTGAAGGAGTAAACTTTAAAGATTTTAATTTACAAAAAGGTTTTTCTGTTGGATTAATACAACCGTTAACCTCTGTGAATAAAGACGAAGGGAAAAAGAATATGGAAGAAAATAAAATACTGGAATCAGGAACTGAAAAATCGGAAATTGTTGATGAAGATCTGATAGATATAGATTATTTCAAAAAGATAAAACTGCGCACCGCCGAGATCATTTCGGCCGAGAAAGTTCCCAATGCCGACAAACTGCTGAGATTGCAGGTCAAATTGGGTCAGGAGACCCGGCAGGTGCTGGCCGGTATCGCCCAGTGGTACACTCCGGAATCGCTGGTGGGACAGCAGGTGGTGATCGTGGCCAATCTCAAGCCGGCCAAGATCCGGGGGCTGGAATCGCACGGCATGCTGCTGGCGGCCCAGGATAAGGATGGGGTGGTGATACTTAATCCGCAGAGGAAGACCGATCCCGGCAGCGAAGTGAGATAG
- a CDS encoding stage 0 sporulation protein, translating into MPSPLIEVHFKQARGTYYNNPQELSLMPQELVVVTYDSSEEIGTVVRNNVQFREKMKRSGEVLRKATEEDLAKLQTNHKREEEAYLACQNLVAKHQLHMSLVDVESRFDGSKLIFYFTAEKRVDFRNLVRDLATMFKGRIEMRQIGVRDEARRVGGYGQCGRQLCCVAWLNNFEPVTLKMAKEQNMSMTSSKMLGLCGRLMCCLMYEDAFYEESYSHLPKVGSVVNTPQGDGTVYKVDIFKQRIHVKFDEGHAWFPFSEIKQK; encoded by the coding sequence ATGCCTTCACCTCTGATTGAGGTTCATTTTAAACAGGCCCGGGGAACATACTACAACAACCCCCAGGAGCTGAGCCTGATGCCCCAGGAGTTGGTGGTGGTCACCTACGACAGCTCCGAGGAGATCGGGACGGTGGTCCGCAACAACGTTCAGTTCCGCGAGAAGATGAAACGCTCCGGGGAGGTCCTGCGCAAGGCCACCGAAGAGGATCTGGCCAAACTGCAGACCAACCACAAACGCGAAGAGGAGGCCTATTTGGCCTGCCAGAACCTGGTGGCCAAGCACCAACTTCATATGAGCCTGGTGGACGTGGAGTCGCGCTTCGACGGCAGCAAGCTGATCTTCTACTTCACCGCCGAGAAGCGGGTGGACTTCCGGAACCTGGTGCGGGACCTGGCCACCATGTTCAAGGGCCGGATTGAGATGCGCCAGATAGGGGTTCGGGACGAGGCCCGGCGGGTGGGCGGCTACGGCCAGTGCGGCCGCCAGCTGTGCTGCGTGGCCTGGCTGAACAACTTCGAGCCGGTCACCCTGAAGATGGCCAAGGAGCAGAACATGTCGATGACCTCCAGCAAGATGCTGGGCCTGTGCGGCCGCCTGATGTGCTGCTTGATGTATGAGGACGCTTTTTACGAGGAATCCTACAGCCACCTGCCCAAGGTGGGCTCGGTGGTGAATACCCCGCAGGGCGACGGCACCGTCTACAAGGTGGACATCTTCAAGCAGAGGATACACGTCAAGTTCGACGAGGGCCACGCCTGGTTCCCTTTTTCGGAGATCAAGCAGAAATGA
- the holB gene encoding DNA polymerase III subunit delta': MAKKILRQAWTEDRLAQSYLFYGPDGVGKELAAMELVMALNCQSESDQPCRQCNSCHKTEAYIHPDFHYLFPRPHPSSDSDKRKLAEEISEMLKEKEAQPHQAFDFGSRPIAISIDDIRELQERLGFLPYEGKRKVVLITGVEAMTTEAANAFLKILEEPSPTTNFILTTDRPNALLPTILSRCQKVRFEPLPQEEVIKSLVKDHGQDPRAAGLLAELSGNSLGRALQMTDQDLLSERDLAVKLLKAAVDGQQWEMVETIDQIARDRGRPARILEMLSAVVADLVHLKVTGKILNADRQAELSDIGKRIDQQKLSEMVRAIEKARIALERNVTPRLCLLSACNTTQGEEDAFTSD, translated from the coding sequence GTGGCCAAGAAAATATTGCGGCAGGCTTGGACCGAGGACCGGCTGGCCCAGAGCTATCTGTTCTACGGGCCGGACGGGGTGGGCAAGGAACTGGCCGCCATGGAACTGGTGATGGCCCTCAACTGCCAGTCCGAGAGCGACCAGCCCTGCCGGCAGTGCAACTCCTGCCATAAGACCGAGGCCTATATCCATCCCGATTTCCACTACCTGTTCCCCCGGCCCCATCCCTCGTCGGATAGCGACAAGCGGAAACTGGCCGAGGAGATCTCGGAGATGCTCAAGGAGAAAGAGGCTCAGCCCCACCAGGCTTTCGATTTCGGCAGCCGGCCGATTGCCATCTCCATCGACGACATCCGCGAGCTGCAGGAGAGGCTGGGTTTTTTGCCATACGAAGGGAAACGCAAGGTGGTGCTGATAACCGGGGTCGAGGCCATGACCACCGAGGCGGCCAACGCTTTTTTGAAGATCCTGGAGGAACCATCGCCCACCACCAATTTCATCCTGACCACCGACCGGCCCAATGCCCTGCTGCCAACTATTCTGTCGCGCTGCCAGAAGGTACGGTTCGAGCCCCTGCCGCAGGAGGAGGTAATAAAGTCCCTGGTCAAAGACCACGGGCAGGATCCCCGGGCCGCCGGCCTGCTGGCCGAGCTTTCCGGCAACAGCCTGGGAAGGGCCCTGCAGATGACCGATCAGGACCTGCTGTCCGAAAGGGACCTGGCCGTCAAGCTGCTGAAGGCGGCGGTGGACGGCCAGCAATGGGAAATGGTGGAGACCATCGATCAGATAGCCCGGGACCGGGGGCGCCCGGCCAGGATACTGGAGATGCTGTCGGCGGTGGTCGCCGACCTGGTGCATCTAAAAGTAACGGGAAAGATACTGAATGCCGACCGGCAGGCCGAGCTGTCGGACATCGGGAAAAGAATAGACCAGCAGAAGCTTTCGGAGATGGTCCGGGCCATTGAAAAGGCCAGGATCGCGCTGGAGCGAAACGTAACCCCCAGGCTGTGCCTGCTGTCAGCCTGCAATACAACGCAAGGAGAGGAAGATGCCTTCACCTCTGATTGA
- a CDS encoding penicillin-binding protein activator produces MRRFYLLILLAFTVSCATLQPAVDKKPVKKDDAKTVQVNDQDAGAEDFIKKARSLYAEHKPREAIGATQEMLAKYPGSNYVPEAIYLSAKSRYDLNELDLALKNGWMLAEKYPQSKEYPMTKKLLGDCYFTSQDHLKAGQQYIEGLEAARTGDEREALLLPLSAMIEERLTDGQLRILFRKYPESEMAPALGLKLAQKELDAKNNSEAIKILQEIVKKYPASQEAGLAKPVLASLKDNKPVVPVGDVGRKVGLIVPLSGRYGEYGTAVKEGVNMAFTEYNKTTTNKIKLIIEDTKGDIIDAIKATIRLSDTSQVIGIIGEVLSGPTSAAAGIANLKNVPFLSPTASEERISTLGPYIFQLSQSISWQGAALADCAVNKLGMKTLGVMYPNDPGWAAVAEAFVQQAKNLGARVAVSVSYEPGTTDFKAQAETLKAGKVQAVFIPTTPNDIIMIAPQLVYNQLKVQLLGSDGWGDPKVTSKGGTYVEGAIFATLSSGSSLAQAAAKFEESYKKAYGKAPSKLSAQAYDGAKVMLAALQKGASTREDLQKALNQAENASQGASGQFAFGSQGAMPKSKLMTIRNKQVKELE; encoded by the coding sequence ATGAGGAGATTTTATTTATTAATTTTATTGGCCTTTACCGTATCCTGCGCTACCCTGCAGCCGGCGGTGGACAAGAAGCCGGTCAAGAAGGATGATGCCAAAACGGTTCAGGTCAACGACCAGGACGCCGGAGCCGAGGACTTCATAAAAAAAGCCCGGAGTCTTTACGCGGAACACAAACCCAGGGAAGCCATCGGGGCCACCCAGGAGATGCTGGCCAAATATCCCGGCTCAAATTATGTCCCCGAGGCCATATATCTTTCGGCCAAGAGCCGCTACGATCTTAACGAGCTGGACCTGGCCCTGAAGAACGGCTGGATGCTGGCCGAAAAATATCCCCAGTCCAAGGAATATCCCATGACCAAGAAACTGCTGGGCGACTGCTATTTCACCAGCCAGGATCACCTGAAAGCCGGGCAGCAGTATATCGAGGGGCTGGAGGCCGCCAGGACCGGGGACGAGCGCGAGGCCCTGCTGCTGCCGCTTTCCGCCATGATCGAGGAGAGGCTTACCGACGGGCAGCTGCGGATACTTTTCCGAAAATATCCCGAATCCGAGATGGCCCCGGCCCTGGGGCTGAAGCTGGCCCAGAAGGAGCTGGACGCCAAGAACAACAGCGAAGCTATCAAGATACTGCAGGAGATCGTTAAAAAATACCCCGCCAGCCAGGAGGCTGGACTGGCCAAACCGGTTCTGGCATCACTCAAGGACAATAAGCCGGTGGTGCCGGTGGGCGATGTCGGGCGCAAGGTGGGCCTGATCGTCCCCTTAAGCGGTCGGTACGGCGAGTACGGCACCGCGGTCAAAGAGGGGGTGAACATGGCTTTTACCGAATATAACAAGACCACCACCAATAAGATCAAGCTGATCATTGAAGACACCAAGGGCGACATCATCGACGCCATCAAGGCCACCATTCGGCTGAGCGACACCAGCCAGGTAATCGGGATCATCGGCGAGGTGCTGTCCGGGCCCACCAGCGCGGCGGCCGGAATTGCCAACCTCAAGAACGTGCCGTTTTTGTCGCCCACCGCCTCGGAGGAGAGGATCTCCACTCTGGGGCCGTATATATTCCAGCTGAGTCAGAGCATCAGTTGGCAGGGGGCGGCCCTGGCCGATTGCGCGGTGAATAAGCTGGGAATGAAAACGCTGGGGGTGATGTATCCCAACGATCCCGGCTGGGCGGCGGTGGCCGAAGCCTTCGTTCAACAGGCCAAGAACCTGGGGGCCAGGGTGGCGGTCTCGGTCTCTTACGAACCGGGCACCACCGACTTCAAGGCCCAGGCCGAGACCCTGAAGGCCGGAAAAGTCCAAGCGGTGTTCATACCGACCACGCCCAATGACATCATCATGATCGCGCCGCAGCTGGTCTACAATCAACTGAAGGTGCAGCTGCTGGGGTCCGATGGCTGGGGCGACCCCAAGGTCACCTCCAAGGGCGGAACCTATGTGGAGGGGGCCATCTTCGCCACCCTGTCCTCCGGTTCCAGCCTGGCCCAGGCCGCGGCCAAATTCGAGGAGAGCTATAAGAAGGCCTACGGCAAGGCGCCTTCCAAGCTGTCTGCCCAGGCCTATGACGGCGCCAAGGTGATGCTGGCCGCCCTGCAGAAGGGGGCCTCCACCCGGGAGGATCTGCAAAAAGCCCTGAACCAGGCCGAGAACGCCAGCCAGGGGGCCTCCGGCCAGTTCGCCTTCGGTAGTCAGGGAGCCATGCCCAAGTCCAAACTGATGACCATCCGCAACAAACAGGTCAAGGAGCTGGAATAA
- a CDS encoding class I SAM-dependent methyltransferase has product MSRNLNPQDLAWWHQRYVRQAEWTRALRLYLYRRLEIARCKNILEIGSGTGVIAGELAGRTDSTIYGLDSDTSALDFAQNKISDKVKPVWLAGDAEKLPFGDESVDLIVTHYFWLWARHPDVVCNECRRVLKKGGKLAVLAEPDYSARQDFPGSHPSIKEFLMTDLAKKGADPDIGKKLGSIFAKVGLKTIVGSVNDKITFEQNPELFRQEWNLLHKLGYPREALESMEIMTDDRGMIMPVHWAIGRKM; this is encoded by the coding sequence TTGTCAAGAAATTTAAACCCCCAAGATCTGGCTTGGTGGCACCAGCGCTACGTCCGGCAGGCGGAATGGACCCGGGCCTTGAGACTTTACCTTTACCGTCGGCTTGAGATCGCCCGGTGTAAGAACATTTTGGAGATCGGCTCCGGCACCGGGGTGATCGCCGGAGAGCTGGCTGGCCGCACCGATTCGACAATCTATGGGTTGGATAGCGACACATCGGCCCTGGACTTTGCCCAAAATAAAATCTCAGATAAAGTAAAACCGGTATGGCTGGCCGGCGATGCCGAAAAACTTCCCTTTGGCGATGAATCAGTTGACCTGATAGTCACTCATTATTTTTGGCTGTGGGCCAGGCATCCCGATGTCGTATGCAATGAATGCCGGAGAGTCCTTAAAAAGGGCGGGAAATTGGCGGTCTTGGCCGAACCCGATTACTCGGCGCGGCAGGATTTTCCCGGCAGCCATCCATCCATCAAGGAATTCCTGATGACCGATCTGGCGAAAAAAGGAGCTGATCCGGATATCGGCAAAAAGCTGGGGAGCATCTTTGCTAAGGTCGGGCTTAAAACAATCGTGGGATCGGTAAATGATAAGATAACATTTGAACAGAATCCCGAATTGTTCCGGCAGGAGTGGAATTTGTTGCATAAACTGGGATATCCGAGGGAGGCTCTGGAGTCAATGGAAATAATGACTGACGACAGAGGGATGATAATGCCGGTGCATTGGGCCATCGGCAGGAAAATGTAG